From Paenibacillus sp. GP183, one genomic window encodes:
- a CDS encoding IS4 family transposase: MDNVKDIRVICQCLRTLNVSGYRSVLDDHRTQKLFSGTAIELHVIAQLLQLPTYDVITEQLRAHPQLQQAIGLESISSAQLSRKTNSLCTQTLQQIFFQLISQIDQKTKSGAGITPNIGRLHIIDATDISLPALLGSWARCGSRKTGVRLHVRVVVADPDTVFPDKVIASTVNVRENKVVLDMVVEDDVTYVMDRGYESLPNFQTWITDNKLFVVRVRDRTHLYPISGSERKSVASVGPLRLLQDVDVLTNKTTTPLRLVEFEDDKGRRYRLITSRWDLTANEIAYIYKNRWKIELFFKWMKQHLKLVNLHGCQPDSVWNQLFLSLIAFAVSMLVKLALQTGKSQWNLLQLLRTYMYHPWKVFKQELNRPPTRQSKGRQKVDTAGRAKQESQRMILL, from the coding sequence ATGGATAACGTTAAAGATATTCGCGTCATTTGTCAATGCCTACGTACTCTCAATGTTTCAGGTTATCGTTCTGTACTCGACGATCATCGAACCCAAAAGTTGTTTTCAGGTACGGCTATCGAGCTTCATGTGATCGCTCAATTGCTGCAGCTCCCTACGTATGATGTCATTACCGAACAATTGCGTGCGCATCCGCAATTGCAACAAGCGATCGGCCTGGAGTCCATCAGCAGCGCACAGCTTTCTCGCAAAACGAATAGCTTATGCACCCAAACCCTACAGCAGATCTTCTTTCAACTCATCAGCCAAATCGACCAGAAAACGAAGTCGGGGGCTGGAATTACGCCGAACATTGGGCGTCTGCATATCATCGATGCTACGGACATTTCCCTTCCCGCTTTATTAGGCAGTTGGGCTCGCTGTGGGTCGCGAAAAACAGGGGTTCGTCTTCATGTTCGTGTGGTTGTTGCAGATCCTGACACCGTATTCCCGGATAAGGTCATTGCTTCTACGGTCAATGTACGGGAAAATAAGGTCGTGCTAGATATGGTTGTGGAAGATGATGTCACCTATGTCATGGATCGGGGTTATGAAAGCCTCCCTAATTTCCAAACCTGGATAACGGACAATAAGCTTTTCGTGGTGCGTGTGCGGGATCGAACACATCTATATCCCATTAGCGGTAGTGAACGTAAGAGTGTGGCAAGCGTTGGGCCACTCCGGCTGCTTCAGGATGTGGATGTACTTACAAACAAGACCACAACTCCATTACGTCTGGTTGAATTTGAGGATGACAAGGGCCGCCGCTACCGGTTAATAACAAGTCGATGGGATTTAACTGCAAATGAGATTGCCTACATTTACAAGAATCGCTGGAAAATTGAGCTTTTCTTTAAATGGATGAAACAGCATTTGAAGCTAGTGAACCTGCATGGCTGCCAACCTGATTCAGTGTGGAACCAACTCTTTTTGTCCCTGATTGCTTTTGCTGTGAGTATGCTTGTAAAGCTAGCTTTGCAAACAGGAAAAAGTCAGTGGAACCTTTTACAACTGCTGCGAACGTACATGTACCACCCGTGGAAGGTGTTTAAGCAGGAGCTGAATCGACCACCCACGCGCCAGTCAAAAGGAAGACAAAAAGTGGACACGGCGGGAAGAGCCAAGCAAGAGTCGCAACGAATGATCTTACTTTAG
- a CDS encoding ogr/Delta-like zinc finger family protein gives MLSKNRLGAAPKIYFRPEMKNCPHCGIRLKRSHTAWNKKISTLSGVIHAWSMAYACPNIDCPHAGVTYKSAEAEALSMKHSSYSYDVLCLVGELRFKQHRTCKEIADTLNERGIVTSERYAQTLYERYQTLLAASLDDYVKQILAETTAQNGGIILSMDGVQPEKGNEMLYVIREVFSGTILAAQNMKSGAAAELRTLIDPIIELGYPIVGIVSDGQVSIRQAFESLLPDVPYQYCQYHYLKDIAKPVVDADRKLKMELKKSMRGLRDIERKIEQAEKKAITEAQASAKASPLALSDAPEAPSYKEAQVAKGYAAAVRALLLEDGEPPLDLPGMLIYERAQAIQASLQRCLTKKRASSSSGYGQNFQ, from the coding sequence TTGCTTTCGAAAAATCGCCTCGGCGCCGCGCCGAAAATTTACTTCAGACCCGAAATGAAAAACTGCCCGCATTGCGGGATCAGATTAAAGCGTTCCCACACTGCATGGAACAAGAAAATTTCAACACTCAGCGGCGTCATTCACGCTTGGAGCATGGCTTATGCCTGTCCCAACATAGACTGTCCGCACGCTGGTGTCACGTACAAATCGGCTGAAGCGGAAGCGCTGAGTATGAAGCACTCCTCATACAGTTACGATGTGCTCTGTCTCGTCGGCGAACTGCGCTTCAAACAGCATCGCACCTGCAAGGAGATTGCGGATACGCTAAATGAGCGCGGTATAGTGACGAGTGAAAGATACGCACAAACCTTATATGAACGGTATCAAACACTGCTAGCTGCAAGCCTTGACGATTACGTCAAACAAATCTTGGCGGAAACCACAGCACAGAATGGCGGCATCATCCTTTCCATGGATGGCGTCCAACCCGAAAAAGGAAACGAGATGTTATACGTCATCCGAGAAGTATTTAGCGGCACGATTCTAGCGGCTCAGAACATGAAGAGCGGAGCCGCCGCCGAATTACGGACACTTATCGATCCGATTATTGAACTGGGTTATCCCATCGTAGGGATTGTCAGCGACGGGCAGGTTTCCATCCGGCAGGCTTTCGAATCGCTCTTGCCTGATGTACCGTATCAGTACTGCCAATACCATTATCTGAAAGACATCGCAAAGCCTGTTGTGGATGCCGATCGCAAACTCAAAATGGAACTGAAAAAGAGCATGCGCGGCCTGCGGGATATAGAGCGAAAAATCGAGCAAGCCGAGAAAAAAGCAATCACGGAAGCACAGGCAAGCGCAAAAGCGAGTCCCCTTGCATTGAGCGATGCACCAGAAGCGCCCTCGTACAAGGAGGCCCAGGTGGCAAAGGGTTATGCCGCTGCAGTGCGCGCTTTACTCCTGGAAGATGGCGAACCACCACTTGATTTGCCCGGTATGCTGATCTATGAACGAGCCCAGGCCATACAGGCGTCGCTACAGCGATGCTTGACTAAAAAAAGAGCCTCATCTTCTTCAGGGTATGGTCAGAATTTTCAGTAA
- a CDS encoding transposase — translation MYILQESLFSFDELLKMQSKDRLPFFFSVLDLRPYAKKYSPRGAEGHCREGILRALLTAPLEHIHTFTTLHHRLDTDLRFRYQCGLPLDREAPSISTLSRVFAELTEKNLAKQLFEDLVKRCQQEGIIDGSHVAIDSAAIHAYEKKQP, via the coding sequence TTGTATATTCTCCAAGAAAGTCTATTTTCCTTCGATGAACTGCTAAAAATGCAATCAAAAGATCGATTACCTTTCTTTTTTAGTGTTCTTGATTTAAGACCTTACGCCAAGAAATATTCACCCCGAGGCGCTGAGGGCCACTGTAGAGAAGGCATTTTACGTGCACTCTTAACTGCACCGCTTGAGCACATCCATACGTTTACCACCTTACATCACCGCTTGGACACGGATCTTCGGTTTCGCTATCAGTGCGGACTACCGCTCGACCGCGAAGCTCCGTCTATCTCCACGTTAAGCCGAGTCTTCGCCGAGTTGACCGAGAAAAACTTGGCCAAGCAGCTTTTTGAGGATTTGGTCAAACGCTGTCAGCAAGAAGGCATCATCGACGGCAGCCACGTCGCGATCGATAGCGCCGCCATTCATGCTTACGAGAAGAAGCAGCCCTAG
- a CDS encoding transposase, with amino-acid sequence MLTRRSSPSAKASKIGHSNWGAKFDAFGNKITWFGYKLHLAVDTKSELPIALEVTPAHVNDGEMAPGLIEKVATKSNTRFFMLDAGYDQMKVYEAARNVKAQAIIPLNPRGEK; translated from the coding sequence ATGCTTACGAGAAGAAGCAGCCCTAGCGCAAAAGCGAGCAAAATCGGCCATTCGAACTGGGGCGCAAAGTTCGACGCCTTCGGCAACAAAATCACTTGGTTCGGTTACAAGCTTCATCTGGCTGTTGACACTAAAAGTGAGCTTCCAATAGCTCTGGAAGTCACACCAGCGCATGTGAATGACGGGGAAATGGCGCCGGGTCTGATTGAGAAAGTAGCCACTAAATCAAACACGCGATTTTTTATGCTAGATGCGGGCTATGACCAAATGAAAGTTTACGAAGCCGCACGGAACGTGAAAGCACAGGCCATTATTCCCCTCAACCCTCGAGGAGAGAAATAA
- a CDS encoding S-layer homology domain-containing protein, with protein sequence MNVQTGVGYTIGLKTDGTLWSWGYNKYGQLGNGTQTDKLIPVQTGNKNNWTQVSSSGEHTVATDTYGDLWAWGQNFGYLGDGTWNTKYSPGKISTVSNVTYIQAGWYSNYVINKDNALYDWGINSDYQLGDGTNNTIYEPKLIGTSQDWKAVSSNYASTFGLKKDGTLWFWGTDSNGSFFGSRYPWKIIKEPIQIGIDSDWEKISVGNVFVLATKKDGSLWVGGNNYPSNTLNNIDMKRIGNDSDWDQIVAVSSYSVGIKKDSSLWFWGDDLLNSYLPSMPIKTINAPQRIGTDSDWMKISAGNKHVLLIKRDGTLWVIGRNDSGQLGIGNRESTSTPLLIDSNKWKEAAAGSDCSFGIRSDGTLWSWGSNDFYALGLGATNITPNPNPISINFPIVNEVKSNDTDLNGITTPNAHVQISISSTVITSGKADDKGTFSIKINKQSVGTKLSIIAIDVNGQVSGVTTVSVLSYTNTSSSSSDHSSGSGDISSRTPAVEIPTEGKPVNTEPTKPTTKNVFTKNVDTVKVINSLKGNLLTAKESSAAFTDIKTHWGSQNINVFVKLGVVSGYEDGSFHPDAKITRAEFATIISKIFNIEGSSNTLSLSDVKGHWAKDEIQALASHGIINGYEDGSFKPDNSITRAEIIVILSRIIDLSTTQKLNNVTFGDVTGTWNVQQIKASAEVGLIEGRDNSIFAPNEFSTRAESLTVILRALKLNPEIKFILDQMK encoded by the coding sequence ATGAATGTACAAACAGGAGTAGGATACACAATTGGCTTGAAAACAGATGGTACTCTATGGTCATGGGGCTATAATAAATATGGACAATTAGGGAATGGAACTCAGACTGATAAGTTGATTCCAGTTCAAACAGGAAATAAAAATAACTGGACACAGGTTTCTTCATCAGGAGAACACACTGTTGCAACAGACACCTACGGGGATTTATGGGCATGGGGGCAAAATTTTGGATACCTTGGTGATGGTACGTGGAACACAAAATATTCACCTGGGAAGATAAGTACAGTTTCAAATGTTACATACATTCAAGCTGGTTGGTATTCAAATTATGTAATTAATAAAGACAATGCTCTATACGATTGGGGAATTAATTCAGATTATCAATTAGGTGATGGAACAAATAATACTATTTACGAGCCAAAGTTGATCGGTACTAGTCAAGATTGGAAAGCGGTTAGTAGTAACTATGCTAGTACTTTTGGATTGAAGAAAGACGGTACATTATGGTTTTGGGGAACTGATTCAAACGGAAGCTTTTTTGGTTCCAGGTACCCTTGGAAGATAATTAAGGAACCAATTCAAATTGGAATAGATAGTGATTGGGAAAAAATATCGGTTGGAAATGTATTCGTACTGGCTACTAAAAAAGATGGATCACTTTGGGTAGGTGGGAATAACTATCCAAGTAATACCCTAAATAATATTGATATGAAAAGAATTGGAAATGATAGTGATTGGGATCAAATTGTTGCAGTTTCTTCTTATAGTGTGGGGATAAAAAAAGATAGTAGCTTATGGTTTTGGGGTGATGACTTACTAAATAGTTATCTTCCTAGTATGCCAATAAAAACAATAAATGCACCACAACGTATCGGTACTGATTCAGATTGGATGAAAATTTCAGCGGGTAATAAACATGTTTTATTGATAAAAAGAGACGGTACTCTTTGGGTAATTGGGCGAAACGATTCTGGACAATTAGGTATTGGTAATAGAGAAAGTACGAGTACCCCACTACTGATTGATAGTAATAAATGGAAAGAAGCAGCCGCTGGTAGTGATTGTTCCTTTGGAATAAGAAGTGATGGAACATTATGGTCATGGGGATCAAATGATTTCTATGCACTAGGATTAGGGGCAACTAATATTACTCCTAACCCTAATCCCATAAGCATTAATTTTCCTATTGTTAATGAAGTCAAAAGCAATGATACAGATTTAAATGGAATAACAACTCCAAACGCTCATGTGCAGATTTCAATAAGTTCTACTGTGATTACATCAGGTAAAGCAGATGATAAAGGGACATTTTCAATAAAAATTAATAAACAGTCTGTTGGAACTAAATTAAGCATAATTGCAATTGATGTAAATGGTCAGGTAAGCGGAGTAACAACTGTATCAGTTTTGAGTTATACAAACACTTCATCTTCATCATCAGACCATTCATCAGGTAGTGGAGATATATCAAGTAGAACTCCAGCTGTAGAAATACCTACCGAAGGAAAGCCAGTAAATACCGAGCCTACGAAGCCAACAACCAAAAATGTCTTTACAAAAAATGTTGATACTGTGAAAGTTATAAATTCATTAAAAGGAAATCTCCTCACAGCAAAAGAATCATCAGCTGCTTTCACTGATATTAAAACTCATTGGGGAAGTCAAAATATAAATGTGTTTGTGAAACTTGGAGTTGTATCAGGTTATGAGGATGGCAGTTTCCATCCTGATGCTAAAATTACGCGTGCAGAGTTTGCGACGATTATCTCTAAGATTTTTAATATTGAAGGTAGTTCAAATACGTTAAGTCTTTCTGATGTAAAAGGTCATTGGGCTAAAGATGAAATTCAAGCACTTGCTTCACACGGAATAATAAATGGTTACGAAGATGGAAGTTTTAAACCAGACAATAGTATTACACGCGCAGAAATCATTGTAATTCTTTCTAGAATAATTGACTTAAGCACAACACAAAAGTTAAACAATGTTACCTTCGGAGACGTTACAGGAACTTGGAATGTTCAACAGATTAAAGCCTCGGCTGAAGTGGGATTGATTGAGGGTCGAGATAATTCAATTTTTGCACCTAATGAATTTTCTACGAGAGCTGAGTCTTTAACAGTCATCTTAAGAGCATTGAAGTTAAATCCAGAAATTAAATTTATTTTGGATCAAATGAAATAG
- the larA gene encoding nickel-dependent lactate racemase has protein sequence MKHKVPYGKEFIEFELDVPVEKLIAEKIEKAPDKRAIVRAAMENPIGSAKLCELAIGKRNAVIVINDITRPSPTQLLVEEISRELNEAGIRDSEITLLVATGNHRTNTEEELISMVGEEAYKRFMIINHNASDPDQLIDLGKTTRGLAVVVNRLVVESDLTILTGIITPHQSAGFSGGRKSIVPGVAGVKSLEQHHSLPIRSEHPVMGKLENNTFHEEAVEAARKVGVDFIVNVVKNSDGDITTVVAGDLVEAHEKGVADCKKAWEIQIQGKFDITIVSPGGYPKDFDMHQAQKALATAEMITKAGGSIILVAECAGGIGSFAQLLIESRDPQEVINCFKREGFNSINHSSKAYMYARVLQTHDVYFLTDKIDPLELKKMFFIPSASINAAYNNAKMKCEETPRVSFIPYAVDCIINIVS, from the coding sequence ATGAAACATAAAGTTCCCTATGGGAAAGAATTCATAGAATTTGAACTGGATGTACCTGTAGAAAAGTTAATTGCCGAAAAAATAGAAAAAGCACCTGACAAAAGAGCAATTGTCAGAGCAGCTATGGAAAATCCGATCGGCTCAGCTAAGCTTTGCGAGCTCGCTATCGGTAAAAGGAACGCAGTGATCGTCATTAATGATATAACACGTCCGTCTCCGACCCAATTACTCGTTGAAGAAATTAGTCGAGAACTGAATGAGGCAGGGATTCGAGACTCGGAGATAACTTTGCTTGTGGCGACCGGCAATCATAGAACAAATACGGAAGAGGAACTCATCAGCATGGTGGGTGAAGAGGCTTACAAACGGTTCATGATAATAAACCATAATGCGTCGGATCCAGATCAACTGATCGATTTGGGGAAAACAACTCGCGGTTTGGCCGTTGTAGTTAACCGATTAGTGGTAGAATCTGATCTTACGATTCTCACGGGTATCATTACTCCCCACCAGTCAGCTGGCTTCAGCGGCGGTCGAAAAAGTATCGTTCCTGGGGTAGCAGGAGTAAAAAGTTTAGAACAACATCATTCCCTACCGATTCGATCCGAACATCCCGTGATGGGTAAATTGGAAAACAACACGTTTCACGAGGAGGCTGTGGAAGCCGCTCGAAAAGTGGGAGTAGACTTTATTGTGAATGTCGTCAAAAACAGTGACGGCGATATTACGACCGTTGTTGCCGGCGATCTAGTGGAGGCTCATGAGAAAGGCGTCGCCGATTGTAAAAAAGCATGGGAAATACAAATCCAAGGGAAATTTGATATTACGATCGTTTCTCCAGGAGGCTATCCTAAGGACTTTGATATGCATCAGGCACAAAAAGCTTTAGCTACTGCTGAAATGATTACAAAGGCAGGAGGCTCCATCATACTTGTCGCAGAATGTGCTGGCGGGATTGGGAGTTTTGCTCAATTGCTCATTGAATCTCGTGATCCACAAGAGGTTATTAATTGTTTCAAAAGAGAAGGCTTCAACAGTATAAATCATTCTTCCAAGGCGTATATGTATGCTCGTGTGCTACAAACGCATGATGTGTATTTTTTGACAGACAAAATTGATCCATTGGAATTAAAAAAGATGTTCTTTATTCCGTCAGCATCCATTAATGCTGCATATAACAACGCCAAGATGAAATGTGAGGAAACTCCTAGAGTATCTTTCATACCTTATGCGGTGGATTGCATTATCAATATAGTTTCATAA
- a CDS encoding MFS transporter — protein MNLNALTLEKQTIRKVKMRIIPFTFLLYIVSYLDRANIGYAALQMNKDLALTSEVFGIVSGIFFIGYFLFEVPSNVLMQKFGARVWIARILVSWGILATLTGFAQNTTHMYILRFLLGVAEAGFYPGILFYYTNWFRSKERATTVAMFTAAIPVSYVIGAPLSTWIMDHIHFMGINGWRWMLILEGLPSVILGIMTYFYLTERPEKAKWLTSEEKNWLLTELEQEKKSIKNVKHLSTLKVLCDPKVLYLCFIQFVYQTGNLGVGYWMPQIIKGFSKVLTNTQVGLIATVPYIVSTIGMIYWSRRSDRKNERRLHSAIPLVVSAIGMILAGMTTNLYLAMAFITISLTGLYAFKSPFWALPPLFLAQSSAAVAIASINSFGNLGGFVGPYALGLIKGITGSTKGGLIFLSALLFISFIMTLFIRLEKKQKQTLQESESLTKHA, from the coding sequence ATGAACTTGAATGCGCTAACATTAGAAAAGCAAACGATTCGAAAAGTTAAAATGAGAATTATCCCATTTACCTTTCTTCTGTATATTGTTTCCTATTTGGACCGGGCCAATATCGGATATGCGGCATTGCAGATGAATAAGGATCTTGCTCTTACCAGTGAGGTATTCGGGATTGTTTCCGGTATTTTCTTTATTGGTTATTTTCTTTTTGAGGTACCAAGTAACGTGTTGATGCAAAAATTCGGGGCGAGAGTATGGATTGCTAGAATACTTGTGAGCTGGGGGATATTAGCAACCCTCACAGGATTTGCTCAAAACACTACGCATATGTATATTTTGAGATTTTTACTGGGCGTAGCCGAAGCTGGATTTTACCCGGGAATTCTTTTTTATTACACTAATTGGTTCAGGTCTAAAGAGCGAGCAACCACGGTTGCGATGTTTACCGCAGCCATCCCTGTGTCCTATGTGATTGGAGCGCCACTTAGTACGTGGATTATGGATCATATACATTTTATGGGCATCAATGGATGGAGATGGATGCTGATTCTGGAAGGGTTACCCTCCGTTATTTTAGGAATCATGACGTACTTCTACTTGACCGAACGTCCGGAAAAGGCGAAGTGGCTGACAAGTGAAGAGAAGAATTGGTTGTTAACGGAGCTAGAACAAGAGAAAAAATCAATTAAAAATGTGAAACATCTAAGTACGCTGAAAGTGTTATGCGACCCTAAAGTGTTGTACCTTTGCTTTATTCAATTTGTGTATCAAACCGGTAACCTGGGTGTGGGGTACTGGATGCCACAGATTATTAAGGGATTTTCTAAAGTTTTAACAAATACCCAGGTTGGATTGATTGCCACGGTTCCTTATATCGTCTCTACGATTGGCATGATTTATTGGTCACGTCGATCGGACCGTAAGAATGAAAGACGTTTACACTCGGCCATACCACTTGTTGTTTCAGCGATTGGTATGATATTGGCTGGAATGACGACCAATCTTTATCTGGCGATGGCTTTCATCACCATTTCTCTCACGGGTTTATACGCCTTTAAGTCTCCATTCTGGGCATTGCCACCGTTGTTTTTAGCTCAGTCCTCTGCGGCCGTAGCTATAGCCTCGATCAATTCCTTTGGGAATTTAGGAGGATTCGTTGGACCCTATGCATTGGGATTAATTAAAGGTATAACAGGCAGTACGAAGGGAGGTTTAATTTTCTTAAGTGCTCTGTTGTTTATATCTTTCATTATGACATTATTTATACGATTAGAAAAAAAACAAAAACAAACTCTTCAAGAGAGTGAAAGTCTTACCAAACATGCTTAA
- a CDS encoding HD domain-containing protein gives MQGNILRELIIKALPELQLIQNEHYKKAVISIWEEAYSASGWENLEDVPKSGDVVEYSNLQHSRSVTLQAIACADVIQSIHQINVDRDILITSALLHDIGKCFEYTKEGMKTRYGKLMQHGFYPVQKAIEHDLPLEIQHLIVTHTGLSKIMPQTVEALILHYVDYLDSDVLLHVLNKPLFLKK, from the coding sequence ATGCAGGGAAATATCTTAAGAGAATTAATCATCAAAGCATTACCGGAGTTACAGCTAATACAAAACGAACACTATAAAAAAGCTGTCATTTCGATTTGGGAAGAAGCATATAGCGCTAGTGGGTGGGAAAATCTTGAGGATGTTCCTAAAAGTGGTGATGTCGTAGAGTATAGCAATTTACAACACTCCCGAAGTGTCACTCTCCAAGCCATTGCTTGTGCAGACGTGATTCAAAGCATTCATCAGATTAACGTGGATCGAGATATATTAATCACTTCTGCATTGCTTCATGATATTGGTAAGTGTTTCGAATATACCAAAGAGGGAATGAAAACTAGATATGGAAAATTGATGCAACACGGTTTCTATCCTGTTCAAAAAGCAATAGAACATGATCTTCCGTTGGAAATTCAACATCTCATCGTTACTCATACAGGATTATCAAAGATTATGCCGCAGACTGTGGAAGCATTAATTTTACATTATGTAGATTATCTCGATTCCGATGTACTTTTACATGTTTTGAATAAACCGCTATTTCTAAAAAAGTAG
- a CDS encoding isocitrate/isopropylmalate dehydrogenase family protein, translated as MGNYKIAVMEGDGIGPEIVRETIKVLNAVHSIVEGLHLEFRYFPVGLAGYESKGSTLPNETIEGLKNCHAGILGPVTTHIYETTDPNMINPSGALRKKFDLYANIRPAKNYVGVNTRYENVDLVIVRENTEGMYSDRNLYFGSGEFMPDPDTVLSLRVVTRKASERLAKVGFELANTRRKSVTLVHKMNVLRKGCGLFYDSCKSVGSEYKDVSIRDYHVDAFALYLVQKPEVFDVVVTTNMFGDILSDQAAGLVGGLGLAPGLNLGDHFMIAQATHGSAPDIAGKNIANPVAEILSAKMMLEWLGIRNNDQSALDAALLIQKAVEEAFKQNLKTPDLGGSLSTDQYGDSLVKELEKLVLQKQ; from the coding sequence TTGGGAAATTATAAGATTGCAGTAATGGAAGGTGACGGAATAGGCCCAGAGATCGTTAGAGAAACGATCAAAGTGCTAAATGCTGTTCATTCGATCGTGGAAGGGCTTCATCTTGAATTTAGATATTTTCCTGTGGGATTAGCTGGATATGAAAGCAAAGGGTCGACTTTACCGAATGAAACGATTGAAGGTTTAAAAAACTGCCACGCAGGAATATTGGGACCTGTAACGACACACATTTATGAAACAACCGATCCTAATATGATAAATCCAAGCGGTGCTTTGAGAAAGAAATTTGATTTATATGCTAATATTCGTCCCGCTAAGAATTATGTAGGTGTAAATACAAGATATGAAAATGTAGATCTTGTGATTGTAAGAGAAAATACGGAAGGTATGTATTCTGATCGGAATCTGTATTTCGGTTCAGGTGAGTTTATGCCGGATCCTGACACCGTGCTTTCGTTAAGAGTAGTTACTCGAAAAGCTAGTGAACGTTTAGCTAAAGTTGGTTTCGAATTAGCAAACACTCGCAGAAAATCCGTGACATTGGTGCATAAAATGAATGTGCTAAGAAAAGGATGCGGATTATTTTATGATAGCTGCAAAAGTGTCGGCTCTGAATATAAAGATGTATCCATCCGTGATTATCATGTGGACGCGTTTGCCTTGTATTTAGTACAAAAGCCAGAGGTATTTGATGTAGTAGTAACGACAAATATGTTTGGGGATATTTTATCGGATCAAGCAGCTGGTTTGGTTGGAGGGCTTGGATTAGCACCAGGTCTAAATCTTGGTGATCATTTTATGATTGCGCAGGCTACCCATGGTTCTGCACCGGACATCGCCGGTAAAAATATAGCGAATCCCGTTGCCGAAATTTTATCAGCAAAAATGATGTTGGAGTGGCTAGGAATAAGAAATAACGATCAAAGCGCTCTTGATGCAGCATTATTAATACAAAAGGCCGTGGAAGAAGCTTTTAAACAAAATCTTAAGACTCCAGATTTAGGAGGTAGTCTATCAACCGATCAATACGGAGATAGTCTAGTTAAGGAGTTAGAAAAATTAGTATTGCAGAAACAATAG
- a CDS encoding GntR family transcriptional regulator, translated as MEKVNFLLAKDRIAAILREEILSGSLKPGKKLLEKELSEKLGVSRTPLREAIRNLEVEGLIESIPQKGSRVKILTRKDVINVFELRIHLESLATATSVPHLTEIELSQLHDIQTRIREATEQSDWREVDLLNKEFHSMLMSGGDNDRLFAMIDQLHQVGSLIRLSTLSIPGRSYKAIEEHDEILKAALAKNAELASNLIQKHLEIARNTLLSHIGQTELSENLILL; from the coding sequence ATGGAGAAAGTAAATTTTCTACTCGCTAAAGATCGGATAGCCGCCATTTTGAGAGAGGAAATATTATCCGGAAGTTTAAAGCCGGGGAAAAAGCTACTTGAAAAGGAACTGTCCGAAAAATTGGGTGTTAGTAGAACTCCATTACGTGAAGCGATTCGAAATTTAGAAGTAGAAGGTTTAATTGAGAGTATTCCACAAAAAGGGTCTAGAGTTAAGATTTTGACTCGAAAAGATGTTATTAATGTATTTGAATTACGCATTCACCTAGAGAGTTTAGCAACTGCAACATCCGTTCCGCATTTAACTGAAATTGAATTAAGTCAACTTCACGACATTCAAACAAGAATAAGAGAAGCGACAGAACAAAGTGATTGGAGAGAAGTGGATTTATTAAATAAGGAATTCCATAGCATGCTTATGTCAGGGGGAGATAATGATCGACTTTTTGCAATGATTGATCAATTGCATCAGGTCGGCAGTCTCATCAGACTGTCTACTCTTTCTATTCCCGGGCGATCATATAAGGCGATAGAAGAGCATGATGAAATATTAAAAGCTGCATTAGCAAAAAATGCAGAATTAGCAAGTAATCTTATTCAGAAGCATCTTGAAATCGCTAGAAATACTCTGTTAAGTCATATTGGGCAAACAGAATTGTCAGAAAATCTGATTTTACTATGA